The Prunus persica cultivar Lovell chromosome G8, Prunus_persica_NCBIv2, whole genome shotgun sequence genome includes a region encoding these proteins:
- the LOC109950617 gene encoding uncharacterized protein LOC109950617: MERSGEKAQEVMDAYGNLHKEHASDEYGRAMAFGPQYMRSCPLNSIRLMVPPESRTTWFTTDHVSSGHLKFNPHEEDRVIQISQAKGPCFLAHSLMKVNNEIDGDKQCLPRDEFYPIMHRMLRNQISWGSNFKFFGRANFRSFVLEWTESILSDFGDVLRQADIYGAVAISRYSYDFCPNVWRAFCELWGPLSNTFHHGNGEMGISLYDLKVIGGLPILGLPYDEFIPLNRELCREDLYPSTIGELLKIHAQLCVFHKKGQVFHDQWIEHFFRGEAIYGAAGSKNNIVPKHKAKDLKFPLNISREGQLAAFLAFWLSHFVLPLDNAIRPECFYMASLMARGFRVSLAPAVLGLIYHALGTVATHRRGPGLANAYLPIHYVIGWLGEHFPDLIDRRSDNDFPAHYPLLARYSQIEAKYVSSNQARIIFRSELMVYRPSVFLAQEDCILLDTESLADDAFEFLVCMRSALLPVRLGGDLWLEPYYPNRFARQFGFDQGVPENKLLFSVCERQRCGIEKLARAQAVLLRKDTTARFYIPRSTRIGECSWWYCRWWMTACAPYMGFSVSKIFSVVDKHVPRRDHVFVIDNLKSISTGMSKSGFNSSSLPRGASSNRGHKKRIHNAKGEHFSGVNHVMHQSQRINRDSHHKRARHADHKKVEDGSSSHVLDEESSNPVQGETRFDDILFPREMEPINVDKPVFEVISSSEEENIHHESANSSMGGSGSNFLAEVSEFQQVQNSPADDQFPESVGPIAVVRPLQNLVSVENFVRQIFGNGVNQNRREFISKEIEGIFSRLYSSETPAQLHMHHSEIIKALRLLGSTVDILECGETAFKQFTQLVDWIFELARRHSKSSAYIEALGDVNIDVIHDLIRQHEECLNTKLALEAELTEVAKEIEGLDVREVTIREAEERVRQMREEHEAKKTSLNMQKMNLEISLEHQNEQAIQLQQSRIDAKEDLLPQIRSTRLSMKAQEREIHRLINALFSSCSEL, translated from the exons ATGGAGAGGAGTGGTGAGAAAGCCCAAGAG GTGATGGATGCTTATGGAAATCTTCACAAGGAACATGCTTCCGATGAATATGGTAGGGCCATGGCCTTTGGCCCCCAGTACATGAGATCTTGTCCTCTGAATTCGATCAGGCTTATGGTACCACCTGAGAGTCGGACAACATGGTTCACCACAGATCACGTGAGTAGTGGACATCTCAAATTCAACCCCCATGAAGAAGACCGAGTTATTCAAATTTCTCAAGCCAAGGGCCCATGTTTTCTGGCCCATTCTTTGATGAAAGTAAACAATGAGATTGATGGAGATAAGCAGTGTCTTCCTAGAGATGaattttatccgattatgCACAGGATGCTTCGTAACCAAATTTCGTGGGGaagcaatttcaaatttttcggTCGGGCTAACTTTCGATCCTTTGTACTGGAGTGGACGGAGTCTATTTTGAGTGACTTTGGTGATGTCCTTCGTCAAGCTGATATATATGGGGCTGTGGCCATTTCTCGGTACTCCTATGATTTTTGCCCTAATGTTTGGAGAGCATTCTGCGAGTTATGGGGGCCTTTATCCAACACATTTCATCACGGGAACGGTGAAATGGGCATTTCCTTATACGACCTAAAAGTTATTGGCGGGTTACCAATTTTGGGTCTCCCCTATGATGAATTTATCCCTTTAAACAGAGAATTATGCCGTGAAGACTTGTATCCTTCAACCATTGGTGAACTTTTAAAAATCCATGCTCAACTATGTGTTTTCCATAAGAAAGGGCAAGTTTTCCACGATCAATGGATTGAGCATTTCTTTCGAGGGGAAGCCATATATGGTGCTGCGGGGAGTAAAAATAACATAGTTCCCAAACATAAGGCCAAAGACCTCAAATTTCCCTTGAACATTTCACGTGAAGGACAATTGGCTGCTTTTTTAGCCTTTTGGCTTAGCCATTTTGTTTTGCCCCTTGATAATGCTATAAGGCCAGAATGTTTCTATATGGCAAGTTTGATGGCGAGAGGGTTTAGAGTTTCACTTGCTCCAGCAGTGTTGGGACTTATTTATCATGCCCTCGGTACAGTTGCTACTCATCGTAGGGGTCCTGGTTTAGCAAATGCATATCTTCCCATTCATTATGTGATTGGATGGTTAGGGGAGCACTTTCCTGATCTGATCGACCGTCGGAGTGACAATGATTTTCCAGCACATTACCCTCTTCTAGCGAGATATAGTCAGATTGAAGCCAAATATGTCAGCTCTAATCAAGCTAGAATCATCTTCAGGAGTGAGCTTATGGTTTATCGCCCCAGTGTCTTCCTTGCACAAGAAGATTGCATTCTTTTAGACACAGAGAGCCTTGCGGACGATGCCTTTGAATTCTTGGTTTGTATGCGCTCTGCACTGCTTCCTGTAAGGTTAGGTGGCGATCTTTGGTTGGAGCCTTACTACCCAAATAGATTTGCTCGCCAGTTTGGCTTTGATCAAGGAGTTCCGGAGAACAAACTTTTATTTAGTGTATGTGAGAGGCAGCGATGCGGGATTGAGAAGTTGGCGAGAGCCCAAGCAGTCCTTCTGCGCAAAGATACCACAGCGCGTTTCTATATTCCGCGCTCCACCCGCATTGGGGAATGCTCTTGGTGGTATTGTAGATGGTGGATGACTGCATGTGCACCTTATATGGGCTTTTCTGTGTCAAAAATTTTCTCAGTGGTAGACAAGCATGTCCCGAGGAGGGACCACGTCTTTGTGATTGATAATTTGAAAAGTATTTCGACCGGCATGAGCAAAAGCGGCTTTAATTCATCTTCACTTCCTCGTGGTGCTTCTTCGAACAGAGGACACAAGAAGAGAATTCACAATGCTAAAGGGGAACATTTCTCAGGGGTTAATCACGTGATGCACCAATCCCAAAGGATTAATCGAGACTCACACCACAAACGGGCGCGACATGCAGATCACAAAAAGGTTGAGGATGGAAGCTCTAGCCATGTTCTTGACGAAGAGAGTTCTAATCCGGTGCAGGGGGAAACGAGATTTGACGACATCCTTTTTCCTCGCGAAATGGAGCCTATTAACGTGGATAAACCAGTCTTTGAAGTCATTTCTTCAAGTGAAGAGGAAAATATTCATCATGAGAGTGCTAACTCCAGCATGGGTGGTAGTGGGTCAAACTTCCTGGCTGAAGTGTCTGAATTTCAACAAGTTCAGAATAGCCCAGCTGATGATCAGTTTCCTGAAAGTGTTGGGCCTATAGCAGTTGTGCGACCCCTCCAAAATTTGGTATCAGTCGAGAACTTTGTTCGTCAGATTTTTGGGAATGGGGTAAACCAGAATAGGCGGGAGTTTATCAgtaaagaaattgaaggtaTCTTTAGCAGACTTTACTCCTCAGAGACACCTGCTCAACTTCATATGCACCATTCTGAGATCATCAAGGCCCTTCGACTTTTGGGGTCAACCGTTGACATTCTTGAGTGTGGTGAAACTGCATTTAAGCAGTTTACCCAGCTTGTGGATTGGATTTTTGAGCTTGCCAGGCGACATTCCAAGAGCAGTGCCTATATTGAAGCCTTAGGAGATGTGAATATTGATGTGATTCATGATTTGATCCGCCAACACGAGGAATGTTTAAACACCAAGCTGGCTCTTGAGGCAGAACTTACAGAAGTTGCTAAAGAGATTGAAGGCTTGGATGTCAGGGAAGTTACCATCAGGGAAGCAGAAGAGAGAGTTCGCCAGATGCGGGAAGAGCATGAAGCTAAGAAAACTTCCCTTAATATGCAAAAGATGAACTTGGAGATTTCTTTGGAGCATCAGAATGAACAAGCAATACAGCTTCAACAATCCAGAATTGATGCTAAAGAAGATCTACTTCCCCAGATCAGGAGCACTCGACTGTCAATGAAGgctcaagagagagagatccacCGCCTAATCAATgccttgttttcttcttgtagCGAGCTCTAA